The Synechococcus sp. MW101C3 genome includes a window with the following:
- a CDS encoding DUF429 domain-containing protein — MTLLRGVDGCRAGWLCVELGQQERLVRVRLCRSAVELFKGAEPAITAIDMPIGLGDNGPRPCDRAARRFLRQRGSSVFPAPVRAVLAATTYVQACELSLAAQGRKLSKQSFFLLPKIRELDGVLRANAQLAAATVEAHPEVCFARWNGDTPMLHAKKTAAGRAERLALVEGCFPGTVSRVRSRFLKREVADDDILDALATLHTASRLADGSAVAFGDADVRDSAGLPMRIWG, encoded by the coding sequence ATGACGCTGCTGCGCGGCGTCGACGGCTGCCGGGCCGGCTGGTTGTGCGTGGAGCTGGGGCAGCAAGAACGGCTGGTGCGGGTGCGGCTCTGCCGCAGCGCCGTCGAGCTGTTCAAGGGGGCTGAACCAGCCATCACCGCCATCGATATGCCGATCGGACTGGGCGACAACGGGCCACGTCCCTGCGACCGGGCGGCACGGCGCTTCCTGCGCCAGCGGGGTAGCAGTGTGTTTCCTGCACCGGTGCGGGCCGTGCTCGCGGCCACCACCTACGTACAGGCCTGTGAACTCTCGCTGGCCGCGCAGGGGCGCAAGCTCAGCAAGCAGAGCTTTTTCCTGCTGCCGAAGATCCGCGAGCTCGATGGGGTGTTGCGGGCGAATGCGCAGCTGGCCGCTGCCACGGTGGAGGCGCACCCTGAGGTGTGCTTCGCTCGCTGGAACGGCGACACGCCGATGCTCCATGCCAAGAAGACGGCTGCCGGCCGCGCCGAGCGGCTCGCCCTGGTGGAGGGTTGCTTCCCTGGCACCGTCAGCCGCGTGCGGAGCCGATTTCTGAAGCGGGAGGTGGCCGACGACGACATCCTTGATGCCCTAGCCACTCTGCACACCGCCAGCCGTCTCGCCGACGGGTCAGCCGTGGCCTTTGGTGACGCTGACGTCAGAGACAGTGCCGGCCTGCCGATGCGGATCTGGGGATGA